The Pieris rapae chromosome 9, ilPieRapa1.1, whole genome shotgun sequence region TAAATTCCAAAATAGCTTTCTCATCTAATCACAATTCGATTTCCGACATCCCGcactatttatttagaaagcCTGGCAACAGAGAAAACGCTGCGTCAAACAAAAATCTGTTATTCCCGCTGGAAGGGCGCCAAAGTAAACGCGCCAATACTTTTTACGAATCTGTCACAAGGAAAATGATAATAGAATAAGTAACAgaagatatatttaacaaaatacacaaaaatctatatatttctgtatacatgtaagggagcgttcaagtacaTATACGTaatttttggagattcttgATCCTCCCCCATATAACGCGCCGTAACGTTTCTCTGTacccaatagtaaaacgttttatCACCACTCAGTGACtcattaaacctaaaaaaatatatgtgatgTAAAGTATCAGAAAGTTGATATTAACAATGACGTATAATTCAATCCCCGCTCCGCAACGTAACCCCCTTCACCCCCCTCCCCACCTAAATTCGTTACGTAAAACTTAAACGCTCCCTGATAtggaaatatgtatatacttgtTCTTATCATGATTAGCAAAATTTGACAAACATTATGGAAGAAAATCTTAAATTGCAGTTTAATAACTGCAATTTAAGATTTTCTTCCATAATGACTCTTAATTTACTTCAAGCTGTAAAGCTGCTGCTATGGTTAATAATAACTCAGTTCGTACAATAGAGTAATAAACTAACCCTAGTTTTAAGCAATATTGTATTGAGTTTGAGTTACTTGATACTAGATACTTATCTCactaattatgatttattaagaaacattatcaatgaaacaaaaagaagTGACTACTCTCAGGGTTAATGGGCTTaatggtttatttataaatttccatGATATTACAATGTGAATGTTAGTATACATTCACATTGTAACAAAACTTTAGTCTAAATATCATTAGTTGTAGtcattaatgttataaatgcATCTTGCTAAACAATTACTTCACTTACCATAGATTTTTAGCTGGTCTTAACAAACTCAATAACatatgtaaacaaaacaaaataattatacctaCGACTTTTATTAGCAAAACCACTAATGCCTATAactatgtaatttgttttaaaatacccTGTCTTATAAGTGTTTGACACTCAGATGTAGGCAGGAAGTGTCTACTATTTTTCTTCAACATAACAACATCACCATCTTCTAATTCTAATTTTCCATAATGTGTTATACAAAGCACTTCAATATACAATGATTTAGGAGGTCTCAAATTCTCTGTTAGATCAATACCACTATAACCAATATCTTGGCCCAAAGACCTCATAAATGTTGCTAAATTAGTGGAATATTTAGAAAACCAATCATATTCACTGTCAGATAATAATTCTCTTATATCTGGAGGTAGGACTGAGCCAAATTCCCATCTCagagttttgattttattaatgcgATCATACAGGTAAGCTAATAGGCACCTTTTATTGCGCTCTAGTGCTGAATGACGAACCTGAACAGTTGTCCACAATGACTTATTCTCTGATGTTGCATttctgaaattataaaatttatatgaatgtaTGAATTTTGATAGATAAGACTTTAGAATGCAAAAGGCTAAGTATGTAAATTGCCATAACTACAAGTTcatatgtaatttgtaaagGATCAACATCATATGATTATACATAAAGTATTACTTACGCATCattcatgtttaatttaaacaaaatgtgCATTTCTTCAATTATTTGTCGAATCTTTTCATCCTGcaacaaaaattaacaaatcaagtcttacaaataaaatcaaaaaacaaatatacatgtaAGAAAACTGTTTACATTAAATGCACTCAGTGTTTCCCGGTTTCTTTCagattcttttaataattctattacttTTTCACCGAACATGCCGAGTTTGGTTTTCAGCCCTAGagttggttttatttttacttgtaaTGGTGGTGGGAGAAAAtaccgattttaaatatatcaaaattacttgaaaaaaactaaatactatttataaccACGGTTATTGACGTTATTGTATAGATTATTAgcataatttgtaatatttttgtaacttaaacaaaatatttagaaaacagCATCTTTTCATTCAATTGTCAGTTGTCATTGCAGaaaacacattatatatttttattgataatgtcACTGCCAAGTATCTTGTGCTAAATtaacaaacattatattatcgAATCTCTAGCGAATACTCAACGTTGGCGTAACGTTATGGAAAATTGGAAACCCACCCGCGTTCCACCGAACCCCCCTATGTTCCACCTTTAATTCACCATAACTACAGTAATGAAAAGCATAGAGTATAGCCAATAAGCATAGCAAAAAAGAAAAGTGGTGGAACTTACTACTTTCTAACACCATCTTAATGCATCTATAGGAtgtaaaacaatgtttgtCGTATGGTACGTAGGTTGGTATTAGTTTTCTTATGGGCTAGTATCGTCCGTTGTCATTTTTATcgacgaaaataaaatatcggaaGGTAATTACTTTgtgatttattcaaaaattattaatgttccctattaatgtttaattattataacatttaatttaattattattataacataaagtcatttaaacataagttataaACGTGTGTGCTAATGAACACACTCTTAACATTTGGGTGAATTGAATTGTATAGGTTTCGATCTCGGGGCAAACGGAAAAATTCACCGGAGGCAACCCCTTCCACGCTAACAGTGGACTACCAATGTTAGGGGCTCAGTTCAGGTTAGAACTGAGCACCGGAGCGCGGTTCAATTTTACCTAGAAATTGCGAATCCGGCCTTATTCTTCCTTACTGAGACTCAGAATTATCCTCCCCGGCTTATACTTCTTACCTCTCCTACCCGGGGTACAAAttggaacattcatttgtgcTGCGAGCGACAGTTTGCGTGTACGTAGTAGTACGAAGACGATATCTTTTCTCGTCGCCTCGGGACGCTTGAAGGAAGGGACCTATCTAACCCCTGGCTCCGCGTAGACTGCGATGCGTGCCTGAATAGGTCCCATATCGGAAATTATGTAACTAACCGACTCATCGAGCACATTCAAATGGCTATAGATTCCTTGCTCGAAACGGTTCCTACAGCTGAAATCGA contains the following coding sequences:
- the LOC111003709 gene encoding DNA replication complex GINS protein PSF1; protein product: MFGEKVIELLKESERNRETLSAFNDEKIRQIIEEMHILFKLNMNDANATSENKSLWTTVQVRHSALERNKRCLLAYLYDRINKIKTLRWEFGSVLPPDIRELLSDSEYDWFSKYSTNLATFMRSLGQDIGYSGIDLTENLRPPKSLYIEVLCITHYGKLELEDGDVVMLKKNSRHFLPTSECQTLIRQGILKQIT